aaccgaggcgatgagggcgacgaagcgGCGTCTCGCTGACTTGACGACCCATCTGCTTTCGCGCCAAAACCAattgccccggcgcccccgggcgcccccggcGCGCCGGGTTCGGTCTGGGTCTGCCGGCGCTAGTTTCGACCCaaaccggcgaaaaacgggctcttAGGAACGCGACTGAGCCAATTTTTCGATGTCGGCGCGACAAAAACGCCCGAAGAAGGTCAGTtggaggcgcggctggagatgctcttactactCACGTACTCTGTGAAACCTTACAAGCACAACGCATGCGACAGCAATGTGACAAAAAAATATGGCGTGCTGGTAAATATGTTGTATATTCGTCTAACACTCGAAGATAGCAGTAGATAAGAAGGAAAACAAGAGATATCAGCTTTAAGTTGCATCATCCCGAAAAATGCATCTGAAGCTGCGAAAGCACCGAGCAGTGACTTTCTTTTACCTCGGTCCTTCTCCTTGCGCAGTGGCATCTCTCTTGCTGCATGCAGCAAATTAACCGACGCCATGCCGGCTTTAACTATATTTTAGTAAATCCTATTAGTGTAAAAAATGATATtacattttgagacggagggaataTTTTCGGACAAGAGATTTCAGCTTAATCCTGCTCTCTACATGTAGGATACGGGCGTTAATTGTGTGTGGTTAAATCCTCTCTGGTCATCGTGCACTCTCATGCAGACATGTGCGGTGTGAGTGTGGGTGTGGCCGTCCGGCATACCTGAGCCGTGACCAAAACGTAGGGTGCATGCATGAAAAACTGTGAGATTCGTGTGTGCACACAAGTCATGACCCACGAGGCATGCATCAAGATTGGGTGGTTCCTCCCCCTTTTGACCACCCAACTAATCCGAGGGGGTACTGTTGTACCACTAAGCATGATAAAATCTCTGACACCGGCATCATGTgtatctcatgcatgcatgcatgactacGTACAATCTTAAACCTGAATTACAATTGATTAAGCTGCTTATCTGATCTAGTATTATAGTAGCATGCACACTTGCATTGCACTAGTACATGCGCACCGCGCAGCATACATGCACTGCATGTTCCTCTAGGCAACCACCCACCCATCAGGCTAGATAGGCCAAGTACACACTAGTTGAGTCTAGACCTGCATATGCATGTACTCCTATACGTGCTAGCATGCAAAGTGGGTAGCCCGAAAGCAAAAGCTGGGAGAGGCAGGCAGGATCCAAATGTGGGCAAGAAGCCAACGAAAAATATACAGATAAGAGAATGATTCCCCAATCAATCATTTTCATCTCAGTGTACTACTGTACTTCCAATCAATCATTTTCATCCGAGTGCCACTCACTTCCAATTGGCTTCATTCTCCTGGAAGTACTGGGCCCAACGGCTGCTTCATGCCGGCATCTTGATTCCTCCTTGATTTAACCCCTAGCATGCATGCAGGTGTGCAGCGTACCACCCAACGCCACACAGATGTTACGTGCTGCCTCCAGGCGCCAACCACCTTATTCCCTCACCCTGCCACTCACACTCTCTCACTCAGATTGAGTGTGTATGCACTCCCTCCGTTTCTTCTGCGCGTTGCCATTCTTGTGTGAGGCGATTCAGTATTCCTTTTGCGTATGGCAGACCAGGCGAGGAAGGAGCAGCGAGCGAAGACGGACGAATATTTGGGCCGTgacagcagaatacttataatccaACTTAACCGGAGGTGGTTGGAGCAAGGACACATGGCGATCTCTCTGCAGCTGAGCTGAGCCCCAGCGAATCAAATCGCCATGCAGAAGCGCCCACCCAACCCCATAGCACGCAGCAAAGTAAATTATTACTCCCCCTCTGATCGGGCATGCACAGGGGCAAATTAGTCCGAAACAGATCGCAACAAGCCTCGGGCTCCCCTATAAATATCAGTACACGATGTTGAGTGGGAGCTAGAAGGATCGAGCTAGGTCGTAGCCAGCAGGAGCCAATGGAAGGAGTGGCCAAGTCGGTGGTGGCGCCAATGGAGGTGGCCGCTGGAGCTGTGGGGGAGGAGGccatggcggtggcggtggcggcggggaggaggggCTGCATCCGGTCGACGCGGGGCCCGTGGACGGTGCGGCggcaggcgcggggcggcgcggtgaaGACGTCGCTCCGGCACCCGACGCCGCGGGAGCGGGAGAACAACCGGCAGCGGGAGCGGCGCCGGCGGCAGGTGGCCACCAGGATCTACGCCGGCCTGCGCGCCAATGCCGGGTACGCGCTGCCCAAGCACGCCGACCAGAACGACGTGCTCCGGGCGCTCTGCGCCGAGGCGGGCTACCTCGTCGACGACGAAGGCAACGTCACGCGGTGCCACGAGGTATCGACAGACTTGTAACTTGTTGTCCCGAAAACACATGTTGGTTACACTCATAGCGTTCCTCAACGAGTTTTGTGTTCTGCAGCGTTCCTCGGGCGCCGGCACTGGCGGCGGCGCAAGCTGCAGCTCCGGCCATCTGCAGCCGTCCTCGCACAGCCACAGCGTGGCGACGGAGGCAACAGCCGGGGGCATCCACCAGGCGCTGCTTGAGCCGGAGGCGGAGCCGAAGCACAAGATATCCCTCGAGCTGACACTCTCCTTCTCCTACATGTAGCCACTTATAGATCGATCACCCTTTGCCTTACTAATTAACCAGTGCTACCACCAGTAGGTTCGACAACATTAGCAGTGCCCGAATCCCCCTTTTGTGGAGAACTAGTTTTTCTTAAGCGTAAAATCTGTTATAACCGCCTAAAACAACCCCGTAGAGCAAGAGAACAACGGGACCCATACCATGGATCACCCTCCTTCTGACTTCTATAGCCCGCATACGTTCGAGAGAAACATGGCACTGGAATGGATGAAATCTACGGTGAAACTCTGAAAAAATTAACGGAGTTGCTAATTTTAAGCCGGATGAAATCAATTGGCGTTCATTCGTTTTTTCTGTCCGTCAGATCGCTGGGTTGCGATTCGTGCTGTTTTTTTTGAGCTTTGGATTGTTTGGTTCTTGTTATCAGGCCCGCAATATTTTTCAGGCCGAGAGCTCGGtgagtcagagagagagagagagagggagagagagagagagagaggtggagggagagggggagagggagagagagagagggtcatGGCAGTTTTGATTTCGAGGTCTTCTTTCCCTGCTCGATGGGAAGAGTTTATTCTCTCCCCATCGCTGCACCTCTCTCCCCAATTTTGATTTCGAGTTCTTCTCTGATTACATTTACATGTGGTGCTTCCTGGTATAGCCGTGGCATATTTCAGGCActgaaaaaaatagcgcgctatagcgtcGCTAAAAGCACGCTATAGCGTATTGAAAATTGCCTCGCTAAATATATCGGTGTACAACGTctcgctaatagcacgctatagcgcgTTATAGCACACGCTAATAGCATATTTTGAGATCGCCGCTATTTTGCTGTAGCACGCTATTTTTTTCATTGATTTTAGGTGGTCTTTTTGTGTGTCTTAGTTGCAGTCCTGAACTCCTGATTGACTGTCTTAGTATGATTTTTAGTTAGTTGTTATGTAAGTGGTTCTCTCTGTTAACCTATTTGCTTATTAATAaagttggccgtatgcatcgttctgatgcagaggccggggagtcccctctttttttttaaaaaaagtggttctctctgtgattttttttGTGAATGATAGAAATGATTTAGTTCACTATGCCTATTAGTCTTCGGAGAGTGTTCATTCAGCTGTTATTATTAGTTTACAACCATAATCATTTGACCATGGTTAGTGAAACAAATGGGCAGACTGAGGAAGGTTTGTGGGCAGGGAACCAATGAACTCTCTCCTGATGACAATGTAGATTCTTCAGAAAAACCTTTTATCCCCGACGACTATGTGCTGAAGATGATTGTTTCAAAGTGTCGCAGGTTTAAGTTTTCCTTTTCAACAGACCATTCTGCTTGTTTTGATTTTCCTGCACCCTAGTTTTAACTAAGTTTCATTTCGCTTTCTGCAAGATTTGTCTATGGATGAAGGTATTTTGGACTAAGCATTGTTTGATTTCTATGTGAATCATGTAAGTAATTAGTTTTTTTTCTCTTCAATGCTCACCCATGTTGTGTTTCATTTCCTGTTGGTAGCTCCTAGCATTTCTTTTACAGTGCCTTTGATCTGAACTTTCATTGCCTCTGTAAGAGTTTTGATTTTACTGTACCATTGTTTCATTTTTTTACAGTGTGGTTCAGTAAAATTTACTGTTTTTATGATCCAAGTAAATGTGTTGTCATTTACAGTAAGTTTTGGTAGCTCATAGTATTCTGTTTACAGCGCCTCTGATCTGATTTTACAGTGTGCTTCAGTAAGATTTTTACAGTTTTATGGTCAAAGTAAACATGCATGATGTCATTTGTTGTAAGTTCTGGTAGCTCCTAGTATTTTGTTTACAACGCCTCTAATATGATTTTATAGTGTGTTCAGGCTGTTGTCAGAGcattttttattttgattttttacAGTGCTATTGATAGATTTCTTACAGTGCGCCTTTTCCCACTTTCACTATTATTTGATTACATTAATTGGTTGTTCCATTTTCTGTGAAGTCTGAGATTTTGACTGTGTGCCCTTCACCAGCTTGCAGTGCACTATTCCCATCTAGTTTCATGTTTCTTCTTTTTGTTGTCTTCAGACCGTGAAGCAACTCGTTGGAGTTGTTCAGTCTCCCAATGCCGACAAGCCCGACATTTCTCAAGGATGGTCTAAGAGCCTTGTTATCAAAGTGTTGGATTGCTTAGTTGGACCCTCTTTCAAAGTTAGTGATGGTTTTTCCCCAAGAATGAATGCTGAAGTTAATTTTCAAAATATATCATCTACTCCAACTTAAAAAAATTCCAACAGTTAGCAGTACTATTCAAGGAAGCAATCTGCAGATCAGCAGAAGTTTTTATGTAatgatttttcttttttccttttgtatTTTTATTTGTTCAAGCTTTAAGTAATgtttttatttttgtctttttttttAAATTTCCTTCTGTAAATGATCAAAATAAATTCCAGAATGTTCGAAAGGCTGACTCCAATTTATTCATGATTTCCTTCTGCAACACCTCACCAACACTGTCAGTCACGAATATAATCCTGAACTGCAACACAGATTCCCCTTCACAGCAAAACAGATGAAATCTATACACTTCTGGCAATGGAATTCATCTGTTTTCATATGTCATACACACCTCACAATTGTCGGACTTAAAAAAAAACTCATAATTGGTGGAACAATTTATGGGCCCTTTGGCCCAAAGTGGACTCGGCCCAAATAATTTTTGGAATATGGTGAGAAGTGAAAATAGTGGAGGGCATGTGAGGTTTAGCCCCACATTGACAAAAAAAAAGTTCTGTGCCAACATATATAAGGCACTTCCCTTTGGATGAGATGGCAAGAGAGGGCTATGTtaagtgcacacacacacacacaagagagGGCTAGCGATTCTCTCACTACAAGTCCAGTGGATGGTCGTCTGAAATTTGCCACTGCTGACAGTGGGAGTAGCAACGAGATGTTCACCACTGAGCTGGGAGAGAAAACTGACCAAGATGGCAAGGAACTAGTGGCTGAACAAGTATGTTCAGGAAGGAAAGTGGGTACGGAGACTGATTTCTGCAGAACTCTTATTCGTATATAGCCTGAATACCTAGTTCTTCACACACTAATTATTTTACATACATCTCTCCTGTTTTACCTGAAGTTGGTAAGCCAGATGCTCTATGGAAGACTAAGTTGAGCTCACCTTTCAACACTTTCCTGTATCTGCAGATTAATCCTTTAAAGAAGAGTTTGAAACATTATCCACAAAATCATGTCCCAGCTTAATGCCAGGGCAGTGCTAGGAGCACTTAGCAAACTGTCGGCTGAAACAGAGCAGAGGTGATCCCTTGCTTTTACCGTCTGAAGACCACACATGACACATGAGTAAAACGTGGGAGAAAGGAGTTGTTTCCTATGCGACATGGCGCTTGTATTCAGTCTGTCTGTTAATTAGTACACGtagtagccagataaataaatctgACGGGAACACCGCGCCTTTGATTTTGAGAAGGAACTCTGCACCATGGTCTTTAAGAAAACAGTAGGTGGTTTGCCTACTACAAGTAGTATGTTGAGGAAGGAAAATGCGTGTAGAGAGTCCCGGCAGAGTAGTGTTACATGAATGGCAACACCCGCAGCGGGACAAATTTACCTGTTGTTTATGTGATATGTGTTTATGTCTTTCAATATGCGAATACGTGTTTATTGTGACCAAGAGGAGATCATGCTTCAAATTAGACTCCGGGATAGAATGGCGGGgacttagtttctgttttttttttcatttctctgCATCCAAATTCTCCACCATCATCCCATAATAATTATGTCCGTAGCAATTTTCTTGGGAAGCTTCTGTTTCATAAGCAGAATTTTATCAATTACGAAAATGCCTCTGTCTCTATTAGGAGAAATTTCTTCCAAGCATGCTTGGGCAAAAGTATAGTCCTAGAGAATATGCAAAGCAGTTTCTTCGATTGCTTCAGAGCAAAGCACACATTCATAGGTCTCCATGTTAAACTTTCCGCGTTCAAGAAGGTTTCTGGTATTGATTATGT
The Triticum dicoccoides isolate Atlit2015 ecotype Zavitan chromosome 3A, WEW_v2.0, whole genome shotgun sequence genome window above contains:
- the LOC119272014 gene encoding BES1/BZR1 homolog protein 2-like yields the protein MEVAAGAVGEEAMAVAVAAGRRGCIRSTRGPWTVRRQARGGAVKTSLRHPTPRERENNRQRERRRRQVATRIYAGLRANAGYALPKHADQNDVLRALCAEAGYLVDDEGNVTRCHERSSGAGTGGGASCSSGHLQPSSHSHSVATEATAGGIHQALLEPEAEPKHKISLELTLSFSYM